CTTGCACTCGACGTCGCAACTCTGGATCGACGAACGCTACGATCGGCTCACGGAGATCAGTACGCGAGCAGTCCGGTATACCTTCCTCTGTACGGCGTTGCTGGCCCTCGGCGTCTCTGGACTCGCTGAACCGGTTCTCACGCTCTACTTCGGACCGGCGTTCGACGCGGCCGTCATTCCGCTATTGTTGTTGCTCCCCGGCGCGATCGGATTCGCGGTCGCCCGACCCGTCTTCGCGATCAGTCAGGGCCAGGAGAATCTGCGACACCTGATCGGCGTCACGGGCGTCGCGGCGCTGCTGAACGCCGTGTTGAACGTGGTCCTCATCCCACAATTCGGGCCGAGCGGGGCCGCGATCGCGACGAGTCTTGGCTACGGATCGATGTTTGGACTCCACGTCTGGAACGCCCGCCGGCTCGGGTTCGACCCCCTCTCCGATGTCCGCGCCGTTCCAGTCATGGGAACTGTACTGGTTGCCGCGGTACCGATCCTCGGTCTCCCCCACCTCCTCGAGTCGGACCTGCTCTCGCTGGTCGTCGTGCCGCCGGTCGGTGCCGCGGCGTTCGCCGCGCTCGCGCTCGCGACTGGAGCGGTACGCTCGGGAGAGATTCGACGCGTCGCGTCGGCCAGTCCCGTTCCGACGACCCGACTGGCGGTGCTCTGTCCCGATCGAGTTATCGACGCGATCAGTCCGGCGAATCGCGAGAGGTAGGCTGGCCGCGAGAACGAGTCGGTCGACGGGGCGTCAACGCGGACCATTCGACGAGAGCCGAGGTCCTCGGCACGCTCGAGAACATCGACCGTCCTGCTCGAGATCGATGTTCCCGCGAACGCGATTGTCTCGCATTCCGAACGGTGAGTACTCTTTTCCCACCGTTCATCATTGGAGAGAGTAGAACCAACGGTTCGAGGTAGAAAAACGAATGTCATCGAGTATCCTGTTATCAGTCGATTGCCTCCGATCAGATCACGTCGGGTGCTACGGGTACGACCGCCCGACGACGCCGAACATCGATTCGTTCGCCGCCGACGCGACGCGCTACCGGTTCAGTTACGCCAACTGCCCCGGGACGCGGTGGGCCTTTCAATCGATCCACACCGGCGTCTACGCCGGGCAGATCAACGGGCTCGGTATTCCCAACGGATACCGCGATCAGCTGGCGGAACGGTTCCGGTCGGCTGGCTACTCGACGTTCGGAACCGCCCACAACGGATTCCTGAGCCGAGATTACGGCTACGACGAGGGGTTCGACCAATGGACCGGCGTCGACGACTTCGACGGGGACGACTCGCTGCTGGTCAAAGCCGGCAAAGAAATCGCGAGTACAGTCGATTCGGACCTACTCAAACGTCGGCTACTGCGACCTGCCTACACGTTCGTCGCTGGCGACGACTCATCCGGCGAGTACCGGCCGCCGACGACCGACGCCGATGTCGTCGACAGGGCAGTCGAGTGGCTCCGCACACGGCAGTCGGCGGACGACGATTATTTCGCCTGGATTCACTTCATGGACGCACATACCCCGTACGGCCGGTACGACGAGCACCTCCGCGCCGTCCGCGGTGACACCGCTGTCGACCACGTCGTCGCACCGAACGAAGCGGACGCGGTCATCCACGGTGAACCTCCCGAAGACCGGGTGATCGACACGTACGATGCGTGCATCCGGAGCGTCGACGAGCAACTCGGCCGAATTCTCGAACTCGTCGACGACGACACAGTCGTCACGATCGTCGGCGATCATGGCGAGGAGTTCGGACGCTACGGGGAGTTCCACGAGGCGTCGCTGTACTCGTCGATGACGAACGTCCCGATCATCGTCCGTGCGCCCGAACTTGATGCTGACGTCGTCAACGAGCACTTCGCACAGCACGTCGACATCGCACCCACGATGCTGGCGGCCGCCGATATCTCGGTTCCCGATCGGTACGTCGGCGAGCCGTTGCAACGTGCCGACGACCGCAATCTGTCGACGCCGACGTGTTACTCTCTCGAGGCGGGCCGCGTCGGAATCCAGACCGACCATTGGAAACTCATTCAGCGCGACGGCGAGCGGACCGGATACGAGATGGAGCGTCCAGAGCGCGAGGGGGAAGCGGCGGCGGACGATGCCCTTCCCGACGACGTTCACGCACAGTTGGACGCGTTCGAACGCCGACTAGACGCCGACCGGGTCGACGGCGGAACGGCGACCCTCGAGCGCGATGACGACCTCTCCGCGTCGGTCGAAGAGAACCTCAGCGACCTCGGCTATCTCGAATAACTCTGCGACTGTGCCAGACGGACGGTGCTGGCGGCCGAACGGTAACTGGGATCGACACGCAACCCCGACGAGTCCTTACGTCGGTAACTGGGATCAATCGCCGACCGCACTCTCGGAAACTGTACCCCACAGATACGGCGCGTAGTCGGCGTTCTCGAGGGACGGCTCCGGCGGCACGTCACCGTCTAGATACACTAACCAGACGATCCGAACGGCTTCGCCGGTCATCGTCGGCTCGAGGTCGTGTCGAAATCGCCACGTCTCGCCGTGAGACAGTCGCGTCTCGAACTGGTCGAGTTCGTTTTGCGCAGTGACGACCGTCTCATTGCCGTCAGTTACCACCGTCTGTTCGACGGCGACTACCGTGTACGTCACCGGCCGCTGTTCGTGGTTATCGACGCCGACGATGAGTTCCTGACTGTCACCGCGTTCGAACTCCGTGGGGAGGTTGCCAGCTACGGGGTTTCCATCGTCGTCTTCCGTCATGAGAGATACCGCCGAGAACTGCTCACCGTGCGTCGGGACCGTCGTGGCGTATCCGCCAGCGCCGAACGAAGCCACGACTGCGACCACGATGAACACGTTCAACACAGCGTCAGCACCTGTATCGGGTTCTCGAAGTGCCGAACGGATCACGGTGTACCACTCGCGATACGGGACCTGAAAGCGGTCTTTCGAGGGGATTTTCGATCGCCTGAATGCCGCAATACCGGTCGTAACGAGCGTGAACACGCTTACAGTGAGTACGATCGGAGTCAACCGGACACCCCACAGCGTGTAGTTCAATGCGAGTCCGAACAAGACGAAAACCACGATACTCGAGCCGATCGAAAGCGCAATGCGCTCGAGGCTACCGATCCCGGTCCGTACCGAACGTTTCTCGGACTGCTCACGGAGTCCATTACTCGTTTCCTTGCTCTCGTCCGCATCACTACTTCGGCGGGATGGTCCGTTTTCGGGAAACAGGGCGGCCACGAACGCGTATCCCGGAACGAACAGTACGAATATGAGGCCGAGCGATAGCCGAACCGGTGACCCCTGAAAGACCGGTGCGAACACGGTCAGAGTAGTCGCGACGACGACCGCGACGACGGCCGCAAGATCGACCGGCAGTTCGCGGATCGGTCGCGGAAATAGCGTCCGGAATGACCCCGATTCGAGCATATACAGTCGACTAACAATAGTGGTCCTGAAAAATCGGTCGGTGAAAACGATCGCCACGTGAGTCAAGAGGTCGGTGCTACGCGCTCGTAATCGGTCTGTACTCGCCTTCGAGTGAGTACAGAAGTCACACATCGGTCCAGATCGGACGAGAGCCGACCGGTTCGGACTCGGTCGGAGAGGTCGCGGGTGAAATCGCAGGCGTAGAGTGGTTCGATGGTCCATCCACCGTCCCGGAACGCCGGTGGTAGTCGCTTCGATAACTGCAACTTGTCCAAAGCTATATTCGGTCGTTCATTGTGCCAACAACTAGATGCGCCGGACTATCCAGTGGATGGTCACAGTCGTTGGGTTAGCACTGGGGTGGACCACGCTAACTGTATGCCGCGCGATGCCCACTGACCCGGCATCGTTCATTCGCGACGTTCCAGCACGACTCCGGTACGATGCGCAACCGCCACGGAGGGCTTCAGCGGCGCGGGTTCCTGTGTAAATGGTGGGGCGCTAAAAATGGATCTGCTGCGAGTTTCAGTGCTCCTCACGATACTCTCGCTTACTCTCGGAGTGGTCGCTGTCTCCGTCACCGGTCAGATCAGTCCGTTCCTCCAGATCAGCGCTGGTTCCGCAATACTCTCGATCGTCGGTCTCGCAACGATCGACGACCTCTTTGGACGTCAGTTCTACGGCTATCTCGCGAGTCTTCTCGCCGTCGGGATCGTCTATCGCGCCCTTCCGCTCCTCGTTCTCCCGGGACTCATCGGCATGGATCCACACTGGTATGCGGTCCAAACGCAGGCCGTCATCGACACTGGATCAACGGACCCAATCCAGAATCCCTTTTATGAAGGTGCCGCCGGCTACATCGTCTACCTCGCGCTGATAGCGGAGATCCTCGGTGTTCAGCCCGAGCGAGCCATCCTCGTACTGCCGC
This genomic stretch from Natrinema sp. SYSU A 869 harbors:
- a CDS encoding sulfatase, whose translation is MSSSILLSVDCLRSDHVGCYGYDRPTTPNIDSFAADATRYRFSYANCPGTRWAFQSIHTGVYAGQINGLGIPNGYRDQLAERFRSAGYSTFGTAHNGFLSRDYGYDEGFDQWTGVDDFDGDDSLLVKAGKEIASTVDSDLLKRRLLRPAYTFVAGDDSSGEYRPPTTDADVVDRAVEWLRTRQSADDDYFAWIHFMDAHTPYGRYDEHLRAVRGDTAVDHVVAPNEADAVIHGEPPEDRVIDTYDACIRSVDEQLGRILELVDDDTVVTIVGDHGEEFGRYGEFHEASLYSSMTNVPIIVRAPELDADVVNEHFAQHVDIAPTMLAAADISVPDRYVGEPLQRADDRNLSTPTCYSLEAGRVGIQTDHWKLIQRDGERTGYEMERPEREGEAAADDALPDDVHAQLDAFERRLDADRVDGGTATLERDDDLSASVEENLSDLGYLE
- a CDS encoding DUF1616 domain-containing protein; this encodes MLESGSFRTLFPRPIRELPVDLAAVVAVVVATTLTVFAPVFQGSPVRLSLGLIFVLFVPGYAFVAALFPENGPSRRSSDADESKETSNGLREQSEKRSVRTGIGSLERIALSIGSSIVVFVLFGLALNYTLWGVRLTPIVLTVSVFTLVTTGIAAFRRSKIPSKDRFQVPYREWYTVIRSALREPDTGADAVLNVFIVVAVVASFGAGGYATTVPTHGEQFSAVSLMTEDDDGNPVAGNLPTEFERGDSQELIVGVDNHEQRPVTYTVVAVEQTVVTDGNETVVTAQNELDQFETRLSHGETWRFRHDLEPTMTGEAVRIVWLVYLDGDVPPEPSLENADYAPYLWGTVSESAVGD